The region CATTGCAAGTTTAACAGGTACGGTTTTCGCTCCGAGTTCTTCTGCTTTTTTAATCGCATTTTGGCAAACTTCAGATACTTCTTCAGAAATACCTTCACCCCAGTATTCTTCGGGAAGGCCAATGGTCAGTCCTGAGAGATCAGTACGCTTGTTAAGTGCTCCGACATAATCAGGCACTTCGCAATTAACAGAAGTAGAGTCTTTGGGATCATGCCCTGAGATAACGCTTAAGACTCTAGCTGAGTCCTCAACTGTGCGGGTCATGGGACCAATCTGGTCAAGTGATGACCCGTAAGCGATCATACCATAACGGGAAACTCTTCCGTATGTAGGCTTTACACCGACACATCCGCAAAATGATGCAGGGAGTCTGATTGAACCGCCTGTGTCTGTGCCTAAGGCTGCGAAACACTGTCCTGCTGTAACAGTTGCACCAGATCCACCACTTGATCCACCGGGAACTCTATTGAGGTCACAGGGGTTGCGTGTGGTCTGATAAGCTGAATTCTCAGTGGTGGAGCCCATGGCAAATTCATCCATGTTTGCTTTAGCAATAACGATGGCTCCAGCTTCCTTAAGCTTTGCAATAGAGGTTGCATCGTAAAAAGGAACAAAATTTTCAAGTATTTTAGAACCGCAGGTAGTAGTAATGCCCTTTGTTGCTAGAACATCTTTAATTACTACCGGAACACCCCAAAGCGGCTTAGATGCATCCGGTCCCTGCTTATCCATTTCTGCAGCGAGTTTGAGAGCTTCTTCACCATTTTGAGCAAGCAAGGCTTTAATTTGAGGTTCGGTTTTTTCAATCTGCTGTAAACATGCTTTAACAGCATCAACCGCAGTGACTTCACCCGCAATGAGCAGGGAATGAATTTCAGTAAGTGATTTTTCAATGATTGAAGACATTATATAATCCGTGCAGTCTTTATGTTTATTAAAAGAAGAAAAAGGAAACTGATTTTGTTCTGTCTGCCTTTATACAATTCTAGGAACAACGAAGTATTGACCGTCTGTATCAGGAGCATTGCTGAGAATCTCATCTCTGGTGTGCTCTTTTACAACTACATCTTTTCGTAAAACAGTTGTATGTTCAACAGGGCTGAACATCGGCTCAACATTACTTGTATCAATTTCGTTAAGTTTGTCCATGTAGCTCAAAATATTATGCAATTGACCTGCGAATATTTCCGTTTTTTCTTCTGATAAATCCAGACGGGCCAGACGTGCTACGCGCGCAACTTCCTCAGTACTGAGTTTCATGTCACTCATTGAAGTCTCCTTTAATATATCTATTTGTGGCGGTGAGTTAAAAAAAGCCTTTTGTTAGGCCTATTCTAAAAACCGTATTATTGATGACTGTTAGACTGTGTTTCTTCCCAAGCTTTGATTCGTCTGGCTCTTCTGTTCTTTGCACGATTTAGTGTGTTTTTCACATCATATGCATCTATTTTAGTTTTACCATTGTGTTCAGGACGGAATAGGAATAATTTTTGATTAGCTTTTCCGTTAGAATCCCAAGTAATCGGAGCTAGACTGAACTCCATTTGCTGAGCATTCGCAATCCTTTCATTAACTTCATCAGGTGTCCAGTCGCTGGAAAATGTTCCTAATCTACTTGAAAATTTAATGAAATCATAACCCAGAGCAACCCAGAAGTCCGGAGTCCCGAGTCCTTCGTGGTCCATCACTTCCTTAAGGTCGATTGCTCCTTTGCTTCCGGACCACCATGCTCCCGGTGCGACAGTCAGTTGAAGATTTTGTGTTTCAGTGCCTCGTGCAGAGTTTAGAGCCTGACTCCATAATTCCGGCCCGAGAAAGATAAGTGTGTCCGCTTCGTGAAAGAAAAAGTGCGGAATCAATAGTTTCGCTTGGTTCCATGTATCTGGAATAAACACAGCATCAAAGTCCGTTTCAGCAAGCGGAGCATCTGTGCCAAGTCCATTGGCAGCGTTTGAAGCTTCTTTTTGAGGCGCTTTTACAAGTTTGCCGACAATCTTACTCCATTTAGGAAAATTGCTAGGCGGATATGATTCCATTCCTGTTACTTTTGCACCGCGGTTTGTTGCCATATCCAAGAATATTTTAGACATCTGTCGTCCAAATTTTTCCTGAGGATATAGAATTGCAAAATTATGAATTCCTAGATCGTTGATAGTCAGATTTAAAGATGCACGGATCTGGTCTTCAGGGCTGGCAAAAAATCTCCATGCTTGTTTTCCTTCTTCAAGGTTTCCTGGTTTAGCTAGGAATGAAAAAGAAACTTTTTCTTTGTATGCTTCAGACTGTTCTAGTTCTTTGAAGGCCTTCACATTTATGGGGCCGCCCAAAATTGTATACCATGGTGGTAAGTCTTGAACTCGTTTGGTCCATCCGGGTTCTTCTGTATTGATGACCTGTACATCTACATCCAGTCCGGCTTTGGTCAGTTCCCACTGCGCAGCGCCTGCCCCGCGAATGATTTTCCAGCCATAGTCTTGAAAGCGTCCTGAAATAGGAAGCATGAGAGCTATACCTACACGCGGAATTCCGTACTTGGCTTCAAGATTAGAAATGACTTTATTAAACCATGGCTTATCAACAAGCTGACCTTTATGGACGACGCTGGACATTGTCCGCCATGCCATAGGCCAATATTCTTCAGTTGAAGACTGTCTTGTAGCCAGTTCAAATAAAACTAGTTCGTATGGAAATTTTAGATTGTTTCCAGCTGATATGAGTTTTGAATCATTTTGAAGTTCTTGATCAGACTTGCTGACCATTCCTGCGCTGAACCAATGTTCAAGATCCTTTTTGTCTTCATCATTAGGAGCTATTGAATAGAGTCGTTCCAAAGCCGCCAGTGATTCTTCATTTTGATCAAGACTGGAAAGATTTATACCTGCCTGTGAACGAATGTTCCATGGCAGCGCGCCGTTTTCCATTGTGTTAGCAAGATGCGTTCTAAGTTTGGTAAAGTTTTTAATGGCAGCAAGTGATTCAAAGTAGCAATTTTGCCATACTTCTGAATTTAAAGCTTCCGGCGAAAGTTTTCTCCATTCCTCTAGTCTAGCTTGAGCTTCATGGTAGTGTCCGGATTTATATGAACTGACAGAAAGTCTTTCAATGGCTGGTAAAATTGTTTTTTGAGGAACATCAGCACGAGCAAGAAGACGTGTGTAATAAAGCTCGCTGGCCATGTAGTCTTTTTTAACCCATGCTTGATTGGCAACCTTAGCCAGATCATTTGTGGACAGCATTTCGGTTGAAATAGTAGAACTGAGTGGGTGTTTTTGAAGCAGTGAACAACCTGAAGTTGTGCTTACTATCGCAGCAACCAGAACTAGAGCAAAAATATGGGAGAAAAGCCTGAAGGATTTCTCGTGATTCATTGAATTTTCCATGCACAGTTTGTGGCCCATGAAAGTCAATACGTCAATGGATTTGAACTTTGCATGGTGATGTTTAATAAAAAAAATCCGGCCAGCTCCATTTGGGAGAAGGCCGGATAAAGCTATACTGAGTGGATTATCATTGCAAGTGCAGGATTGATGAATGTTTCATCTGATATTAGATTTATCGAGTCTCCTGACTTAAACAATACTTATTCTTTTACTTCGGTGTAGTCAGCGTCGACAACATCTTCGTCTGCTGAACCGGCACTTTCACCAGCTCCGGCTTCTCCAGCTCCAGCCTGATCTGCACCAGCCTGATTTTGATTAGCGTAAAGCTGCTCAGCCAGTTTGTGTGAAGACTGTGAAAGAGCTTCAGTTGCCTGCTTAATGGCTTCAACCTCGTCGCTGTCTAAAAGCTTCTTAAGTTCTTCTGCTTTTGCTTCGATGTCGTTTTTCAGTTCTGCATCTACATTGTCGCCTACTTCACGCAGAGATTTCTCTGTGGTGTAGATCAAAGAGTCCGCTTGATTGCGTGCTTCAATGAGAGTCTGTTTTTGCTTGTCGTCTTCTGCATGAGCTTCAGCGTCTTTAACCATCTTTTCAATTTCGTCTTCAGAAAGACCGGATGAAGAGGTGATCTGGATTGACTGTTCTTTGCCGGTACCCATGTCTTTTGCAGCAACTTTAACGATACCGTTGGCATCGATGTCGAAGGTAACTTCGATCTGAGGCACACCGCGTGGAGCAGCAGGGATTCCGGTTAATTCAAAACGTCCCAGAGTCATGTTGTCTGCTGCCATTGGGCGTTCGCCCTGAAGGACATGGATGGAAACAGAAGGCTGGTTTTCAGCTGCGGTAGTGAAAACTTGGCTCTTGCGACTAGGGATAGTTGTGTTTCTTTCAATAAGCTGAGTGAAAACGCCGCCCATTGTTTCGATACCAAGAGACAGAGGGGTAACATCAAGCAAGAGAACGTCTTTAACGTCACCAGCGAGGATACCACCCTGAATGGATGCACCCATTGCAACAACTTCATCAGGGTTTACTGAGCGGTTAGGCTCTTTGCCGAACAGTTCTTCTACTTTACGCTGAACCAGAGGCATACGGGTCATACCGCCGACGAGAATAACTTCATCAATATCAGATGCTTTTAGACCTGCATCTTTAAGTGCTTTCTGACAAGGAGCTTTGGTGCGCTCAATCAGATCTTCAACCAGTTTTTCCAGCTTAGCGCGGGAAATTTTAACCATAAGGTGCTTAGGACCATTCTGGTCAGCTGTGATGAATGGCAGATTAACTTCAGTTTCTGTTGAAGTGGAAAGCTCTTTCTTTGCCTTTTCACCAGCTTCTTTCAAACGCTGTAAGGCCATGCGGTCTTGAGAAAGATCAATTCCGTTTTCACGTTTAAATTCTTCAACAAGATATTTAATTACGCAATGGTCAAAGTCTTCACCACCGAGGAATGTGTCTCCGTTGGTTGCGCGAACTTCAACAACATTGTCGCCGACTTCAAGGATGGAGATATCAAAAGTACCGCCACCAAGGTCGAATACAGCAATTTTTTCGTTTGCTTTTTTATCAAAACCATATGCCAATGAAGCGGCTGTTGGTTCGTTGATAATACGTTTTACTTCAAGACCTGCAATACGTCCTGCATCTTTTGTAGCTTGACGCTGGGAGTCATTAAAGTAAGCAGGAACTGTGATAACAGCTTCAGTTACTTCTTCTCCGAGGTAGTTTTCAGCATCTTTTTTGAGCTGCTGCAGGATAATTGCTGAAATTTCAGACGGGCTGTATTTTTTACCGTCGATTTCAACCCAGGCGTCTCCGCCTTTTCCGTCAACAATTGCGTAAGGGCAGTGTTTTGACCACTCTTTAACTTCAGGAGAGCTTACCTGACGTCCCATAAGGCGCTTAATTGCGAAGACAGTTTTTTCAGGGTTGGTGACAGACTGGCGTTTAGCAATCTCACCAACAAGACGGTCTGCGTTAGTAAACGCTACTATAGAAGGTGTGGTTCTTCCCCCTTCAGGGTTTGTCACACATTTAGGGTCCTTCCCTTCCATAACATAAACACAAGAGTTGGTTGTACCGAGGTCGATTCCGATTATTTTACCCATATATTAATTCCTCCTGATAAGAATTCATTTTGCTTGCTTTACCAATTAATGTCTAAATATTACTTGTAAAGATGCAAATGCATTAAATTAGCTTAATTTGTTAACCATGACTTTGGCAGGGCGGATTACTCTGCCTTTCAGCACATATCCTCTCTGCATTACCTGAGCGACTGAGCCGTCTTCCAATTCTGCGACTTGAGCCATTCCCATAGCCTCATGGAAGTTAGGATCAAATGCATCTCCGGATTTTCCGACAGCTTCAAGACCGTGCTTACTGACAGTTTCCAGAAACAGTTTTCTGGTCATATCTACACCCATCACGAAATCCTTGCATGCATCAATGTTTTGAGCATGGTTAAGAGCCAAATCAAGGTTATCGAGAACAGGAAGTAAATCTGAAAGGACTTTTTCCGATGCGAATTTTTTGAGTTCATCTGTTTCGCGGGTAAGTCTCTTTTTTAAATTTTCACTGTCTGCTAAAGCTCTAAGGCGTTCTTCTTTGGCCTGTGCCATAACATCACACGTCGGACAGACATGCTCTATGCAAAGGGCTTTAAGTTCCTCTTCGCTTAGGGTCATTTCAGCTTCCGCAGTATTATCAGTCTCAGAAGCAGGATTTTCTTCTTCGCTCATTTCCAAATTATCTTTTTTTTCAGACATGGATTCTCCAGTGACATGAATTAGCGGCCTGTAACCTTTGAAAAGGTCTATCAGGCCGCGTAATTAGAGAAATAAGCATCCCAATAAGCTTGTCAATATCTTAAAAGGATTCATGTGTTAATTTTTAAGATAAATTATGATTCTCAAACTTTAAAACTTCCCTTTTCATATATTGTTTTTTGCTTTCCGTCAGCTAAAATTGCTGTAATTGTCTTGTCTTCAGTGTTTACAAGGTCCCAATGTAAAGCTGATGTGTTGAATCCGAGTGCATCCATAAAAGGTTTATCAAGCATTTCAGGTGGTCCGGCAAATGTTTCAACCAAGGATTGGCCTAAAGCGATATGACAACTGCCGAATTGTCCGCCGAAGTTTTCATCCAGAATTGTTTGAGACATGAAATGATCAACTCTAGATAGACGTGAATCGGTAATGGAGAATTCTCCTACTCGCCTTGCCCCTCCGTCGGCTCGCAACTGATCAAGTAGAAATTTTTCTCCGCCCATAGCCGTCGCTCTGACCGCAATTCCATCTGAAAATTCAAGATTAATGCCGTATATCATTCGGTCCAAATATAA is a window of Desulfovibrio sp. UCD-KL4C DNA encoding:
- the gatA gene encoding Asp-tRNA(Asn)/Glu-tRNA(Gln) amidotransferase subunit GatA; amino-acid sequence: MSSIIEKSLTEIHSLLIAGEVTAVDAVKACLQQIEKTEPQIKALLAQNGEEALKLAAEMDKQGPDASKPLWGVPVVIKDVLATKGITTTCGSKILENFVPFYDATSIAKLKEAGAIVIAKANMDEFAMGSTTENSAYQTTRNPCDLNRVPGGSSGGSGATVTAGQCFAALGTDTGGSIRLPASFCGCVGVKPTYGRVSRYGMIAYGSSLDQIGPMTRTVEDSARVLSVISGHDPKDSTSVNCEVPDYVGALNKRTDLSGLTIGLPEEYWGEGISEEVSEVCQNAIKKAEELGAKTVPVKLAMTEYAIATYYIIAMAEASSNLSRFDGIRYGHRTKNADELIDLYTKSRTEAFGDEVQRRIIIGTYVLSAGYYDAYYCKAAQIRRLMRNDFEKAFESCNLIAGPACPTTAFPVGDLTADPLQMYLMDIFTTSLNLVGMPGMSLPVGIGKDTNMPVGLQLMGPAFGETTMLQVANVLEKNLPDFSKPKMI
- the gatC gene encoding Asp-tRNA(Asn)/Glu-tRNA(Gln) amidotransferase subunit GatC — its product is MKLSTEEVARVARLARLDLSEEKTEIFAGQLHNILSYMDKLNEIDTSNVEPMFSPVEHTTVLRKDVVVKEHTRDEILSNAPDTDGQYFVVPRIV
- a CDS encoding penicillin-binding protein activator, which gives rise to MNHEKSFRLFSHIFALVLVAAIVSTTSGCSLLQKHPLSSTISTEMLSTNDLAKVANQAWVKKDYMASELYYTRLLARADVPQKTILPAIERLSVSSYKSGHYHEAQARLEEWRKLSPEALNSEVWQNCYFESLAAIKNFTKLRTHLANTMENGALPWNIRSQAGINLSSLDQNEESLAALERLYSIAPNDEDKKDLEHWFSAGMVSKSDQELQNDSKLISAGNNLKFPYELVLFELATRQSSTEEYWPMAWRTMSSVVHKGQLVDKPWFNKVISNLEAKYGIPRVGIALMLPISGRFQDYGWKIIRGAGAAQWELTKAGLDVDVQVINTEEPGWTKRVQDLPPWYTILGGPINVKAFKELEQSEAYKEKVSFSFLAKPGNLEEGKQAWRFFASPEDQIRASLNLTINDLGIHNFAILYPQEKFGRQMSKIFLDMATNRGAKVTGMESYPPSNFPKWSKIVGKLVKAPQKEASNAANGLGTDAPLAETDFDAVFIPDTWNQAKLLIPHFFFHEADTLIFLGPELWSQALNSARGTETQNLQLTVAPGAWWSGSKGAIDLKEVMDHEGLGTPDFWVALGYDFIKFSSRLGTFSSDWTPDEVNERIANAQQMEFSLAPITWDSNGKANQKLFLFRPEHNGKTKIDAYDVKNTLNRAKNRRARRIKAWEETQSNSHQ
- the dnaK gene encoding molecular chaperone DnaK, with product MGKIIGIDLGTTNSCVYVMEGKDPKCVTNPEGGRTTPSIVAFTNADRLVGEIAKRQSVTNPEKTVFAIKRLMGRQVSSPEVKEWSKHCPYAIVDGKGGDAWVEIDGKKYSPSEISAIILQQLKKDAENYLGEEVTEAVITVPAYFNDSQRQATKDAGRIAGLEVKRIINEPTAASLAYGFDKKANEKIAVFDLGGGTFDISILEVGDNVVEVRATNGDTFLGGEDFDHCVIKYLVEEFKRENGIDLSQDRMALQRLKEAGEKAKKELSTSTETEVNLPFITADQNGPKHLMVKISRAKLEKLVEDLIERTKAPCQKALKDAGLKASDIDEVILVGGMTRMPLVQRKVEELFGKEPNRSVNPDEVVAMGASIQGGILAGDVKDVLLLDVTPLSLGIETMGGVFTQLIERNTTIPSRKSQVFTTAAENQPSVSIHVLQGERPMAADNMTLGRFELTGIPAAPRGVPQIEVTFDIDANGIVKVAAKDMGTGKEQSIQITSSSGLSEDEIEKMVKDAEAHAEDDKQKQTLIEARNQADSLIYTTEKSLREVGDNVDAELKNDIEAKAEELKKLLDSDEVEAIKQATEALSQSSHKLAEQLYANQNQAGADQAGAGEAGAGESAGSADEDVVDADYTEVKE
- the grpE gene encoding nucleotide exchange factor GrpE, whose protein sequence is MSEKKDNLEMSEEENPASETDNTAEAEMTLSEEELKALCIEHVCPTCDVMAQAKEERLRALADSENLKKRLTRETDELKKFASEKVLSDLLPVLDNLDLALNHAQNIDACKDFVMGVDMTRKLFLETVSKHGLEAVGKSGDAFDPNFHEAMGMAQVAELEDGSVAQVMQRGYVLKGRVIRPAKVMVNKLS